Proteins encoded by one window of Lathyrus oleraceus cultivar Zhongwan6 chromosome 1, CAAS_Psat_ZW6_1.0, whole genome shotgun sequence:
- the LOC127101202 gene encoding uncharacterized protein LOC127101202 yields MAVVAPNCELCGAPRNNTPECQLLDEIPFDQLNYAQGNLPTTTTSPGYQKVTPIAPQAPKKSNLEIMMENFVASKTKKNKEFMNQNINNNEFMKQLANKSKLNVDSTVKLTEECSVIIQNKMPPKLKDPGSFSIPCVIGKFVIDKALCDLGASVSLMPLQISEILDLGNLKPTRMSLQLADHSVKYPIGILENVPMRIGQLYIPTDFIVMDIKEDLGIPILLGRPILATAGAIIDVKKGKLIFEVG; encoded by the exons ATGGCTGTTGTGGCACCTAATTGCGAGCTATGTGGAGCCCCTAGGAACAACACTCCCGAATGTCAATTATTGGATGAAATTCCGTTCGACCAATTGAATTATGCCCAAGGAAACCT CCCGACAACTACTACTTCTCCTGGTTATCAAAAAGTCACACCCATTGCTCCTCAAGCGCCTAAGAAGTCGAATCttgaaataatgatggaaaactttgTTGCATCTAAGACTAAAAAGAATAAGGAATTTATGAATCAAAACATTAATAACAATGAGTTTATGAAACAATTGGCAAATAAG AGTAAGTTGAATGTTGATAGTACAGTAAAACTTACTGAAGAGTGTAGTGTCATAATACAAAACAAGATGCCACCAAAACTTAAAGACCCAGGGAGTTTCTCAATTCCCTGTGTTATAGGGAAATTTGTTATTGATAAAGCATTGTGTGAtttaggagctagtgtgagtctaATGCCCCTACAGATTAGTGAAATACTCGACCTTGGAAACCTTAAACCTACTAGAATGTCATTACAATTAGCCGATCATTCAGTCAAATACCCTATAGGAATCCTGGAGAATGTCCCCATGAGAATTGGTCAACTATACATTCCTACGGATTTTATAGTAATGGATATTAAAGAAGATTTAGGTATTCCGATTCTGCTAGGAAGACCAATTTTAGCTACCGCAGGGGCAATAATAGATGTAAAGAAAGGAAAGCTAATTTTTGAAGTAGGATAg